TAGTGCGGTTACGCAGAAGCCTGGGATCAGAACTCATCAGAAATGGAAAGGACCAGCGAAAATCAGTCGGATATATGGTGATTGGATTGACGATATTGAATGAAAGTTTATCTCATTTTTTCCTTCTCCAGAGCGGCTGATAACTGGTAAGAATATTGCAGTCTCTTTTCCtcgcttttatttttaattgagaGTTGGGGTTTTAGCTTTCTGACTTTAAACTTTGGTGATGATGGTACAGTTTGTTTGTAGAGTGTAATCTTTGTAATGCTTGTATCtccctttgttgttgttgttgtagcttATGACTTTTAAGAAGTTGAAATGTCATCCTTGTATGTTTTGTATCCCTTCCGTTTTTGTCAATCCTGTTGAATCTGAGTTTGGTCCGTTCTAAGAAGATGAACAAATCGATGATGGGTTATTTCAAAGATGCTTTATAATCAAGAGATATTACAATGATGTTTGAATAACATTGAGTGAGAAATAGCAAAGTTTACTcggcaaaaataaaaaaaattgacaagtTCACTCGGCGAAAGTAAAGTTAAAACAGAATGGAAGTGAACCTGTGTCGTCAATCTCTTAGTGTGTGTTTTTTTAGGAGCAAATAAAATTACAGTGGAAATTCTAACTTGTGTCGTCAATATcagtgtgtgtgtttttttttcccatTATTAATGCTTCGTCTCCTAAGTCCTATCTTTATATCCAAATCTTCTTTactttttcttctaaaatcGATTTGACCTAATAAGATGAACCGAACTTAACGACCCGAGCTTTTGAACCGAGCTCTCGGATTGACTTTTTGTATTCAGCAGTGCTAAAGGATGCAATTCCTTTCCAGCAAATCCAactatctcctatatattaataaaaaaacatttttttaatattaattaaacaataaaaaactgtatacatataaaaacaattggATCATcgtacaatactaaaagggcaATATAAGTCATAGGGAGAGTGTCCACGTCAGCCAATTAAATCGTCCAATGGAGAGTTGTGTTTTTGCCATGTCACGCGGGGATTGAGATATTTTCTTTACTCGATCCGTGAGTTGTAAAATTTGGCCCAAAAGCCCAGTTCAAAAGAAACCCTACAAGGCTTCGATGGTCGGCGGGGTGACGCCTGAGATTCTCTACGCTGAGACTCCACTTACGCTTCATTACAATTGTTTCGTGTTCATTCATATTCTCCCCGTTTCAAAGCCACATTCTATGTTACTTTACCCTGCTCAAAGCGGTAATTTTAGAATTATAAATAGGTAGAATGGAAACTTCATATGTTCTTCTTCGTGATCTTAAGGCTGGCCGATGTCTTCGACAGTGGAGGTCTGATTGCTGAGATTCTGGGCGGCTCGAAATGTCAAGCGTTCTCCTCTTGATGCTCAGGTGTTTTTGATCTTAAATCTCAAAATCATAGTATTTTATCCATTCCGGTGACAAGTTATTACTTTTTATTAATCTGATAATCAAACTTTTTATTCCGTTCTTTATTTAATATCTTTGAATTTTTATCCtgctctgtttttattttttgcagGAAGAATATTCGTCTCAACCATAAGGTAGATAAAAAATCCATATTCTCTTTTCTCTCAAGTCTCAAACGTCAtgtttcaaatttgtaataCCTTTCATACCAATTAGTGGTTTGGTTTTCAAGTTTATGCATAAAATTTCTGTCCTTCACTGATTTAACTGAGAATTTATATGCTAATTGAATATGTTAATTAGCTTTTGAACTTCATGTTTCATCTTTATGGTAACACCTTTAATTTGCTTAAACACTTTGTCTCACTGATCAACCCGAGATTTAGCTTTGAGTTGTGTGCATATATTGGTTTGCAGATGGTTTCTTCTAATGATGAAAGTTGACTTTGGAGGCGTTGAACATGTGAGTCAGTCTCCACGTCAATCTAACCGTAGCAATGAATATACGTGAACCTCAAATGCCCTTgctctttttataaaatcagttacttTTCTCATGTCTAAATTTCTATTAAGCTTTGTATTCTTATGGGTTTGGAAGGCTGCAATCACGCATTCGATGAATGATGCAGGTAGTCTTATGAGTGTGCAGTTCCTTCGATGTGCAAAGATTATGGGGAAGAAAGTCATGGATGGTCTTATCTTTGCAAGCCTTCTGGATGCAACACTCAGGCGGCGGCGTTCAGACCGAGGTTAGCTCTAGAGCTTGGGATTcattgcttttctttttttcttcaaaaggGATTCATTGCTCAAACGCAATTTCTATAGTCTTAAGTTGAGTGTTTTGTGTTTATAACCAGCTCCAGTTATGGGGGTCATTGTGAAAGTGCATtgctttagtgttgttttctgCTGTCTACATACCTTACTTACATCTTAGATAATCTTTGTTTCAAGGACAATGATGCACGTGGTGAAGAACTTGAGGCTGTTGGCGGCAGTCTCTACCTTCAAGATTGCTCCTTTTTTGGCTGCAATTACTCTGCATGCTCATACATGGTTGGTGAGTAAACGACCCTGCTGATTTGTCATTTTTTTGCTACTTATTGTTCTCAACCAGCTAATATTTTTTAGATGTAACCATGTTTTGGTTTGCACCAGATACTGGTATGCTTTGTAGTGTCTACTAATGGTTGGAATCATGATAATGCAGTTTCCTTCCTGTTCTCAAGAAGCTATTGTCTTGCAGCATGTACTTCAccactctctttctttcttatgataatgatgatttttttactAATCTGTTTTAGCTGTATTGCAGGTTATTGCAGAGTATTCAATCTTtccatatttgaatcatgtaaatACACTTTCTTGAATTAAAAAACCAAATTCTTAATCAAAATCatccttgaattataatttaaatgcaGTTCATGATTAGTTGTGTTTCTTATTCTAATTCTTACGTGATTTTTGCAAGAGCGTCAACTCTGCTTTCATATTATATGAGCAACATTATCAAAGTATTATATATGTCATTGCTGGCACTTGCATTCTCAGTTTATTCCCTCTAgttttattttctgattttttttcacaTGATTTTCAGAGAATCAAATTTGGTTTGGGATCAGACGGGAAGCTAAGATTTCCTTCTCATCAACAAGACACACATGTTTTCCGCTCTTAGACAGTACGTATCCACAGGAAACCCTCTTTGGGGACTTCGTCCTCCGCACAACGCCCCTACCTACGACCAACAGTCTCATTCCACTTCTTTCTTCTCATACAAAGATCCTGGGAATCTCAGTATGGCGATTTTTTTCTTGAGTTGGTATTCGTCTATTCTCACCTCCTATGCAAACCAAGTCCTCTCTGTTGCTTCCCCCACATTTAGCGGTGGGGTGTCTCTATTTGGGAAGTTGCCTCTCTTATACCCATGACCCAGGCTAAGATCATACCCTTATGAGTTAACAGCTGGGTTATACAGTTCTAATGGTCATGACATGTCGACTATACGAGGCAACCGTAGAGATCTTTgcaaatcaataaaatttctcATTTTAGAAAACCTTCATTAACaagttagggtttaggattgatttaaataagataatatatttaaagatTAGTGAATCATGAATATATTCAATTAGGGTTTAGAATATATTTCAAtactaaaaaataagataagtgAATAACTTAATcacaattaatttttaattaattctttattcaatattttcaccattatttatatttatgtatttattaatattaaagattcatctcaaatattttaattattttaaaattaacatataatattttaatatttattaaagtattacaaaattcaactaacataaagaaacaaattaaattttaaaagtgttaaaattcttaaaaatcatatatgtcaatataaaatagaaataagctttgatatattttagttacaaaattataagatgaacattataaatttataagctGTTTAGAGCCTTTGATTACATCAGTAAATCACATTACAAAgactttttaaaattgttaCCTCAAGtctattaataatttaatatatcgTTCGATTTGTCCATCGTTTGTTTATAGTGTTATATGAAATAAATGTGTGTAAAGATCAAGGTTAGAGCATCACCAATCAAtgcaatgaattttttttacaatttttttaaaaaaattgtaatttacATCTCGCTATTCCACCGTCTAAAGGTTAAGAATAGTGGAAATATGTTTCTACTTCAACATACAAAAGATATTCCAAGGTTGTAATCTTTTTACATATTACCAATGACTAATATATCTTCATGTGTGTAATGAAATCTATTCAAAGTACTTTTATGTAGTAACTAACTAAAAATGGAATCGTTCGTATTGAAATCTACTACAGAtttcatattttcataataaataatttcacaaataataaatGCCAaacagttttaatattaaaaataaatgatggcttcaaaacttaaataattacTAAAGTATTTTCATTGGTCATCAATATTTACAGATTtcaatattcaaaattattacacatttataaaattatatatttatatgaagcaAAGGTTATTTACCTGTActtcaaataataatttaaaaaatcaatcagATGatctataagaaaatatataatatacattagATAATAGaagacatttatattttttttaaatgtagagtattttaaattttaagaaagattaaaatatgattactaaaatataaatagaaacatctaatatgtttaagataatatatatataatgatatttcaaagaaaaaaatataatctttcaaaaacaaaaaaaatgatataatataaacataaaaaaaactgtaaaaaaaactctaaggtttaagttatatttaatattaaaattatatatattttataaaccaacaaaccgcgcgtagcgcggtaaaatatctagtatatataatgACAATACAATATGTTTAATTAGAAAGCAACTATTTATTTCGGATAAAGCCCGATTAAAATcggttaaatgtttttttttaatttcatttgaGCCGAAGGAGTATCAATCGTAAATTTCCGGTATTATTATCGTTAGAAGACaataaaaatcctaaaattTGAACCAAATTTTTGTGATACACAATTTTAGAATCAAGCTCTTTTGGtaagtttaaattaattattttcataccagactgtttaaataaaataaaaaaactttccaCCAAGTTAATACTTCCACCAAATTTTTAAGCTTGGTACAGAATTTTGAAGAAGTTCTATATGGtaagaatataataatatactttGTCACCAAGTCTATAATTTTGACCATTGAAAACAACTTGCCAAATATGTTTGTGTTAGTTattgaaaaattatataaatattggtTCAATATATCACGCTAAAATATGGTTTCTAGATAATTAATGctaattattttaactttccAAATAATCTGAAAACCTACTTATAcctgctatatatatatacggttGAGTTTTCCCTTAGAAATACCGTCAAACTTTTTCACAACTCTTAGGGGGTGTATTCAACTgagagttttaggtgatttgtgttaaaatgacaaatccactgttattgaaaagtGAATTtaactcatttaaaatccactgttattgaacttgacattttataaagtactctgaaatccactgttattgaaaatattttaatttgtggaattttaaagttttcaagtgatttaagagtgtttgggtggagtttcttagttaaaaaaattaaaactcaaatcacatagttttaggtgatattctagagtggtttaacaaaaattattttattctctGCAATTCCTTAAAATCATCTAACACCTATTTAGAAATCAAATCACCTCAAATTTTAGATTGAatacaccccccccccccccttaatTTATGATTATAGGAGTATCAATGATATCACattttaattgtttgatttgGGCTTCTATATTTTTTCTATGTATACCAAATATTTATAGTTAGTTAATTATTCTGTATTGAAAAAACGTaaataccaaatatattttGACCACAAGAACACATGTATTcaaaaattatcatattttacaatatgaaaacaaaagttttttaataaatatttcaccTCTTATATCCTAGTTTATTACTACTTCTGCTAGCAATCGAGgcaatgtttaaaaaaaaaatctatttcagAATGGatagttcatataatttaaaatattctaagaAACTGTAAAAATGTACATTTTTAATAGTTTCACTAATAACAGTCCTATTGAGCAAACAAAATACTCAAATGAAccaatttaaagttttaaacttttacaaatatataagaaaagaaagaaaaaacagaaaaattaaCCAATCAGAATTTTCGAATGTTGAGTTTGTATTTAACCAAATTTCATTGAATTTATATTCaagttataaattaaattttttatgcaATTGGCCCTAAATAAAACCTACCTTTTCTCACCAAAGACTCGCTCAAATTGTGACACGCACCTTACCTTTCTCCTCGTTTCTCTCTTCCCCACTGATATTACCCTTTCCACACGCAACCTCAGAACAAaccctttttctttttcctcaAGAATCTTTGAAACAAGCCACAGTATTTTCTTTTCACTCCAGGGTCTTCAAAATGTCTACTATATCCACGACCGAAACAAATGAATTCAAACCAGTCCACACCCTCGTTTCCACGCCGGTCACCATAGTTTTGACCGGTGGTCTTCTCTTCATCATTCTCACcggcttcttctccttcttctactGTGGATCGTTTCTCCAAAAACTCTTAACCAGTTGGAACCTCCATCGAAACCGTAACCGTCCCAGCAACCTAATACAACCTTCAAGTCCACCTGAAAACACCGGACTCAACTCCAAGATCATCCAATCTTTCCCTGAGTTTCCTTACTCGGTGAAAGATCGTGGGATGGACCAATGTTCCATTtgtttattagaatttatggaTGATGATACCATGAGGCTCATTTCAACTTGTAACCACGTCTTTCACACCATCTGCATTGATCTTTGGTTTGAATCACACAAGACCTGCCCGGTATGCCGACGTGAACTTGATGTAGACCGGACCTCGCTGGAAAAGCCACCCAATGTTCCTGAAATCGACCTGGTTAGATCTGAAAACCATGAGGAAGCTTTGTCCCGCGACACATTGACAATCATCGTCCATGAGGAGCATC
This region of Brassica napus cultivar Da-Ae chromosome C5, Da-Ae, whole genome shotgun sequence genomic DNA includes:
- the LOC106441665 gene encoding RING-H2 finger protein ATL81, with the translated sequence MSTISTTETNEFKPVHTLVSTPVTIVLTGGLLFIILTGFFSFFYCGSFLQKLLTSWNLHRNRNRPSNLIQPSSPPENTGLNSKIIQSFPEFPYSVKDRGMDQCSICLLEFMDDDTMRLISTCNHVFHTICIDLWFESHKTCPVCRRELDVDRTSLEKPPNVPEIDLVRSENHEEALSRDTLTIIVHEEHPTIGSLDQTDEIESYERRMKESNLRFWRSHSTGHSIVVKTENDQEAEEQEKEEFKIHIEISGECQFEDHKRTLPNRNMYCVRGT